The Stappia sp. genome window below encodes:
- the cysD gene encoding sulfate adenylyltransferase subunit CysD codes for MNMEVVRRSNLRRLEAESIQIIREVAAEFRNPVMLYSIGKDSAVMLHLAMKAFYPSKPPFPLMHIDTTWKFQEMIRFRDDMAKRLGLDLIVHTNAEGLERGINPLDHGSSVHTQVMKTEALKQALTKHGFDAAFGGARRDEEKSRAKERVFSFRTAAHGWDPKHQRPELWNLYNARISQGESIRAFPLSNWTELDIWQYILTENIEIVPLYLAAPRPVIERDGMLIMVDDDRLKLRPGEVVRERMIRFRTLGCYPLTGAIESDADTLPAIVREMLIARTSERQGRLIDRDESASMEKKKREGYF; via the coding sequence ATGAATATGGAGGTGGTGCGGCGAAGCAACCTGCGGCGTCTGGAGGCGGAAAGCATCCAGATCATTCGCGAGGTCGCGGCCGAATTTCGCAATCCGGTGATGCTTTACTCCATCGGCAAGGATTCGGCGGTGATGCTGCATCTGGCGATGAAGGCGTTTTACCCGTCGAAGCCGCCGTTTCCGCTGATGCATATCGACACCACCTGGAAGTTCCAGGAGATGATCCGCTTTCGCGACGACATGGCGAAGCGGCTTGGCCTCGATCTCATCGTGCACACCAACGCGGAAGGGCTGGAACGCGGGATCAACCCGCTCGATCACGGCTCGTCGGTGCACACCCAGGTGATGAAGACCGAGGCGCTGAAGCAGGCGCTCACCAAACACGGCTTCGACGCGGCCTTCGGCGGCGCGCGGCGCGACGAGGAAAAGAGCCGCGCCAAGGAACGGGTGTTTTCCTTCCGCACGGCCGCGCACGGCTGGGACCCGAAGCACCAGCGCCCGGAATTGTGGAACCTCTACAACGCCCGGATTTCACAGGGCGAGTCCATCCGCGCGTTCCCGCTGTCGAACTGGACCGAGCTCGACATCTGGCAATACATCCTGACCGAGAACATCGAGATCGTGCCGCTCTATCTCGCGGCCCCGCGCCCGGTGATCGAGCGCGACGGCATGCTGATCATGGTCGACGACGACCGCCTCAAGCTGCGCCCCGGCGAGGTGGTGCGCGAGCGCATGATCCGCTTCCGCACGCTGGGCTGCTATCCGCTGACCGGTGCCATCGAATCCGATGCCGACACACTGCCGGCGATCGTCCGCGAAATGCTCATCGCCCGCACCTCCGAGCGGCAGGGCCGTCTGATCGACCGCGACGAGAGCGCCTCCATGGAAAAGAAGAAGCGCGAGGGGTACTTCTGA
- the cysN gene encoding sulfate adenylyltransferase subunit CysN produces the protein MSATLHEKATDSAVLDYIAAQEGKDQLRFLTCGSVDDGKSTLIGRLLFDSKLIFEDQLSALERDSRRHGTVGEDIDLALLVDGLEAEREQGITIDVAYRFFATDKRRFIVADTPGHEQYTRNMATGASTADLAVLLVDARNGLMTQTRRHAYIASLLGIRHVVLAVNKIDLVDFSRARFEEIRAEFAAFASGFDFDTLVAIPMSARFGDNVTTPGERMPWYEGPTLLAHLETVPVDDHALDAPFRFPVQWVNRPNLDFRGYSGTVAGGRVAVGDAVVVAGSGRTSKVRRIIGASGDVSSARVGEAITLTLDDEIDISRGDVLAASDARPEVADQMAAHLIWMADDALLPGRSYYLKSGARTVAATVTEIKHKINVNTFEHVAGKSLALNEIAFCNLALAAPIAFDPYEENRETGAFILIDRLTNATVAAGMVWYALRRASNIHWQALDVDKAARADRLGQAPVVLWFTGLSGSGKSTIASIVEKKLHLQGKLTYTLDGDNIRHGLNRDLGFTDADRVENIRRVGEVAKLFTEAGLVTLVSFISPFRAERKMVRDMLGDDEFVEIFVDTPIEDCRRRDPKGLYRKADAGELPNFTGVDSPYEPPEAPELRLATVGRDPETIADEVIAYLSERKLI, from the coding sequence ATGAGCGCGACACTGCATGAAAAGGCGACCGATTCGGCCGTTCTGGATTACATCGCCGCCCAGGAGGGCAAGGACCAGCTGCGCTTTCTGACCTGCGGCTCCGTCGACGACGGCAAGTCGACGCTGATCGGCCGGCTGCTGTTCGATTCCAAGCTCATCTTCGAGGATCAGCTCTCGGCGCTGGAGCGCGATTCGCGCCGCCATGGCACGGTCGGCGAGGACATCGACCTCGCTCTGCTCGTCGACGGCCTGGAGGCCGAGCGCGAGCAGGGCATCACCATCGACGTGGCCTATCGTTTCTTCGCCACCGACAAGCGCAGGTTCATCGTGGCCGACACGCCCGGCCACGAGCAGTACACGCGCAACATGGCGACCGGCGCCTCGACCGCCGATCTCGCCGTGCTGCTGGTCGACGCGCGCAACGGCCTGATGACTCAGACGCGCCGTCACGCCTATATCGCGTCGCTTCTGGGGATCCGGCACGTGGTTCTGGCGGTCAACAAGATCGACCTCGTCGATTTCTCCCGGGCGCGTTTCGAGGAAATCCGCGCGGAGTTCGCCGCCTTCGCCAGCGGCTTCGACTTCGACACGCTGGTCGCGATCCCGATGTCCGCGCGCTTCGGCGACAACGTGACGACGCCGGGCGAGCGCATGCCCTGGTACGAGGGGCCGACGCTGCTTGCGCATCTGGAAACGGTTCCGGTGGATGATCACGCCCTCGACGCGCCGTTTCGCTTTCCCGTCCAGTGGGTGAACCGGCCGAACCTCGACTTTCGCGGCTACAGCGGAACGGTGGCGGGCGGGCGCGTCGCGGTGGGCGACGCGGTGGTCGTCGCCGGCTCGGGAAGGACGTCGAAGGTGCGCCGGATCATCGGCGCGAGCGGTGATGTGTCCTCGGCGCGGGTGGGCGAGGCGATCACCCTGACGCTCGACGACGAGATCGACATCTCCCGCGGGGATGTGCTCGCGGCCTCCGACGCGCGGCCCGAGGTGGCCGACCAGATGGCGGCCCATCTTATCTGGATGGCCGACGACGCGCTGCTGCCCGGCCGATCCTACTATCTCAAGAGCGGCGCGCGCACGGTCGCGGCGACGGTGACGGAGATCAAGCACAAGATCAACGTCAACACCTTCGAGCATGTGGCGGGAAAATCGCTGGCGCTCAACGAGATCGCCTTCTGCAACCTCGCGCTCGCCGCGCCGATCGCCTTCGACCCTTACGAGGAAAACCGCGAGACGGGCGCCTTCATCCTGATCGACCGGCTGACCAACGCCACCGTGGCGGCCGGCATGGTGTGGTATGCGCTGCGCCGGGCGAGCAACATCCACTGGCAGGCGCTCGACGTCGACAAGGCGGCGCGCGCCGACCGGCTGGGCCAGGCGCCGGTGGTGCTGTGGTTCACCGGCCTGTCCGGCTCGGGCAAGTCGACCATCGCCTCCATCGTGGAGAAGAAGCTGCACCTTCAGGGCAAGCTCACCTACACGCTGGACGGCGATAACATCCGCCACGGGCTGAACCGCGATCTCGGCTTCACCGACGCCGACCGGGTGGAGAACATCCGCCGGGTCGGGGAGGTGGCGAAACTCTTCACCGAGGCCGGGCTGGTGACGCTGGTCTCCTTCATCTCGCCCTTCCGCGCCGAGCGGAAGATGGTCCGCGATATGCTCGGCGACGACGAGTTCGTGGAGATCTTCGTCGACACGCCGATCGAGGACTGCCGGCGCCGGGATCCGAAGGGGCTCTACAGGAAGGCCGACGCGGGGGAGTTGCCCAACTTCACGGGCGTGGACAGTCCCTATGAACCGCCGGAGGCGCCCGAACTGCGCCTCGCCACGGTGGGCCGCGATCCCGAGACGATCGCCGACGAGGTGATCGCCTATCTTTCGGAGCGCAAGCTGATCTAG